One segment of Buteo buteo chromosome 6, bButBut1.hap1.1, whole genome shotgun sequence DNA contains the following:
- the LOC142032172 gene encoding retinol dehydrogenase 12-like: MWSCWGAALGAAVSVPVLLLVAAPYIRRYVAGGQCKSTAKLEGKVVIITGANTGIGKETARDLARRGARVIVACRDIAKAEAAASEIRAETGNQQVIVKKLDLADTKSIREFAEKFLAEEKELHILINNAGVMLCPYSKTADGFEMHLGVNHLGHFLLTFLLLERLKQSAPARIVNVSSLAHHGGRIRFHDLHGEKSYNRGLAYCHSKLANVLFTRELARRLQGTKVTANALHPGSVHSDLVRHSFVMMWLWKIFSFFLKTPWEGAQTSVYCAVAEELDSVTGQYFSDCQPAYVSPRGRDDETAKKLWSVSCELLGIQWD, encoded by the exons ATGTGGAGCTGCTGGGGAGCCGCGCTGGGGGCCGCCGTCTCCgtccccgtcctcctcctcGTGGCAGCGCCCTACATCAG GAGGTATGTCGCCGGAGGCCAGTGTAAGTCAACAGCTAagctggaggggaaggtggTGATAATCACGGGAGCCAACACCGGCATCGGGAAGGAGACTGCCAGAGACCTCGCGCGAAGAG GTGCCAGGGTGATTGTCGCTTGCAGAGACATAGCGAAGGCAGAAGCTGCAGCCAGTGAAATCCGAGCTGAGACAGGGAACCAGCAAGTCATTGTGAAAAAACTGGACCTGGCCGATACGAAGTCCATCCGGGAGTTTGCTGAGAAATTTCTAGCAG aggagaaggaactCCATATTCTCATTAATAACGCTGGGGTCATGTTATGCCCTTACTCCAAGACTGCTGATGGCTTTGAGATGCACCTGGGAGTCAATCATCTTG GTCATTTTCTCTTGACCTTCCTATTGCTGGAGCGTCTGAAGCAGTCTGCCCCAGCCCGCATAGTGAACGTGTCCTCACTGGCTCATCACGGAGGCCGAATCCGCTTCCATGATCTCCATGGTGAGAAGAGCTACAATCGTGGCCTCGCCTACTGTCACAGCAAATTGGCTAACGTGCTCTTCACCCGGGAGCTGGCGAGGCGGCTGCAAG GCACTAAAGTCACAGCAAACGCTCTCCATCCTGGTTCTGTCCATTCTGACCTGGTCCGGCACTCATTTGTAATGATGTGGCTGTGGAAGATATTCTCATTCTTCTTGAAGACACCTTGGGAAGGAGCTCAGACCAGTGTCTACTGTGCAGTAGCAGAGGAGCTAGACTCTGTGACAGGACAGTATTTCAG CGATTGCCAGCCAGCATACGTATCTCCACGGGGTCGGGATGATGAGACAGCAAAGAAGCTCTGGAGTGTGAGCTGTGAGCTCCTTGGCATCCAGTGGGACTGA
- the VTI1B gene encoding vesicle transport through interaction with t-SNAREs homolog 1B isoform X1, with protein sequence MAGRGSGSSEHLERLHEIFRGLHGDLRGVPERLRGSAAEEKKKLIREFDEKQREANETLREMEEELKYAPLPFRNQMMSKIRAYRRDLSMFQREMRSTDLGLGPGSQGNMKYGIFSTENEQSTNLQSQRVMLLQGTDSLNRASQSIERSHRIAAETDQIGTDIIEELGEQREQLERTKSRLVNTSENLSKSRKILRSMSRRVTTNKLLLSIIIILELAILGGVVYYKFFRNR encoded by the exons ATGGCGGGCCGCGGCTCCGGGTCCTCGGAGCACCTGGAGCGGCTGCACGAGATCTTCCGGGGACTGCACGGAGACCTGCGGGGCGTCCCCGAGCGGCTGCGGGGCAGCGCGGCCG aggagaagaaaaaactgatTCGAGAATTTGATGAGAAACAGCGTGAAGCAAATGAAACG CTGCGGGAAATGGAGGAAGAACTGAAGTATGCTCCTCTGCCTTTCCGCAACCAAATGATGAGCAAAATCCGGGCATATAGAAGAGATCTATCCATGTTCCAGAGAGAGATGAGAAGCACAGATTTGGGATTGGGCCCTGGAAGTCAAGGCAATATGAAATACGGAATCTTCTCCACAGAAAATGAACAGAGT ACTAATCTGCAGTCACAGAGGGTGATGCTTCTCCAGGGAACAGACAGCCTGAACAGAGCCAGTCAGAGCATTGAGCGCTCGCACCGAATTGCTGCTGAAACAGACCAGATTGGCACTGATATAATTGAAGAACTTGGGGAGCAGCGGGAGCAACTAGAACGCACCAAGAGCAGA TTGGTGAATACAAGTGAGAACTTGAGCAAGAGTCGCAAGATTCTACGTTCTATGTCCAGGCG AGTTACCACTAATAAGTTGTTGCTGTCAATTATCATCATCCTGGAACTAGCCATCCTAGGAGGCGTGGTCTACTACAAGTTCTTTCGCAACAGATGA
- the VTI1B gene encoding vesicle transport through interaction with t-SNAREs homolog 1B isoform X2 gives MAGRGSGSSEHLERLHEIFRGLHGDLRGVPERLRGSAAEEKKKLIREFDEKQREANETLREMEEELKYAPLPFRNQMMSKIRAYRRDLSMFQREMRSTDLGLGPGSQGNMKYGIFSTENEQSSQRVMLLQGTDSLNRASQSIERSHRIAAETDQIGTDIIEELGEQREQLERTKSRLVNTSENLSKSRKILRSMSRRVTTNKLLLSIIIILELAILGGVVYYKFFRNR, from the exons ATGGCGGGCCGCGGCTCCGGGTCCTCGGAGCACCTGGAGCGGCTGCACGAGATCTTCCGGGGACTGCACGGAGACCTGCGGGGCGTCCCCGAGCGGCTGCGGGGCAGCGCGGCCG aggagaagaaaaaactgatTCGAGAATTTGATGAGAAACAGCGTGAAGCAAATGAAACG CTGCGGGAAATGGAGGAAGAACTGAAGTATGCTCCTCTGCCTTTCCGCAACCAAATGATGAGCAAAATCCGGGCATATAGAAGAGATCTATCCATGTTCCAGAGAGAGATGAGAAGCACAGATTTGGGATTGGGCCCTGGAAGTCAAGGCAATATGAAATACGGAATCTTCTCCACAGAAAATGAACAGAGT TCACAGAGGGTGATGCTTCTCCAGGGAACAGACAGCCTGAACAGAGCCAGTCAGAGCATTGAGCGCTCGCACCGAATTGCTGCTGAAACAGACCAGATTGGCACTGATATAATTGAAGAACTTGGGGAGCAGCGGGAGCAACTAGAACGCACCAAGAGCAGA TTGGTGAATACAAGTGAGAACTTGAGCAAGAGTCGCAAGATTCTACGTTCTATGTCCAGGCG AGTTACCACTAATAAGTTGTTGCTGTCAATTATCATCATCCTGGAACTAGCCATCCTAGGAGGCGTGGTCTACTACAAGTTCTTTCGCAACAGATGA